Proteins from one Triticum aestivum cultivar Chinese Spring chromosome 7A, IWGSC CS RefSeq v2.1, whole genome shotgun sequence genomic window:
- the LOC123149989 gene encoding agamous-like MADS-box protein AGL80: protein MARNMTLQYIPHDSTRHHRFKKRLKGLMKKADELAILCDAKTCVLVYNEGKVAPKVFPSQAEAVGILKQFKSMPELGQCKEVMNQQGFITKRINKVRDQVDKTRRECEDGEIRYLLHKTMDGDHSGLVGHTIEELTRVGYKVDMLLNSISERMAKIHSQAPPRALCVTTDIIDMGSPLLYPAPPQQQEGLPDMVSSGGDLDTLVYSGYADAKFSSCDMMQMQSFDMGFGSSPFPPM from the coding sequence ATGGCTCGCAACATGACCCTCCAATACATCCCCCATGACTCGACCCGGCACCATAGATTCAAGAAGCGCCTCAAGGGCCTGATGAAGAAGGCGGACGAACTAGCCATCTTGTGCGATGCTAAGACCTGCGTACTGGTGTACAACGAGGGCAAGGTGGCGCCCAAGGTGTTCCCTTCCCAGGCCGAGGCGGTGGGTATCCTGAAACAATTCAAAAGCATGCCGGAGTTGGGGCAGTGCAAGGAGGTGATGAACCAGCAGGGCTTCATCACCAAGCGCATTAACAAGGTCCGGGACCAGGTCGACAAGACCCGCCGCGAGTGCGAGGACGGCGAGATCAGGTACCTCCTTCACAAAACCATGGATGGGGATCACTCAGGCCTCGTTGGCCACACCATCGAGGAGCTCACCAGAGTTGGCTACAAGGTGGACATGCTTCTCAATAGCATCAGTGAACGCATGGCAAAAATCCATTCACAGGCACCGCCACGAGCTCTATGTGTCACCACTGACATCATTGACATGGGGTCTCCCTTGTTGTATCCGGCACCACCTCAGCAGCAGGAGGGCCTGCCTGACATGGTGAGCTCCGGAGGGGACCTCGACACCCTGGTCTACAGTGGCTATGCCGACGCCAAATTCTCTAGCTGCGATATGATGCAGATGCAGTCCTTTGATATGGGGTTCGGTTCTAGTCCTTTCCCTCCCATGTAA